The following coding sequences are from one Pelagovum sp. HNIBRBA483 window:
- a CDS encoding rhomboid family intramembrane serine protease, which translates to MQHENPVNPLPAVVMALALIFVVVEGLLSLGEAGLIGGPEAVGWRLGALQDYAFAPAVWEQVAERGNMSFDMLKRFVTYLFVHGSFTQVVFALVILLALGKFVGDLWQPIALLIVFFGAAIFGAVIYGATARGNMPLFGAYPALYGLIGAYTYLMWLHLRTVGENSLRAFTLISFLLGLQLVWGLLFDAAPHWVADVAGFVFGLAVSPLLGPGGWAAFIARMRERG; encoded by the coding sequence ATGCAGCATGAAAATCCTGTCAATCCGCTTCCTGCCGTTGTGATGGCGCTGGCGCTGATCTTTGTCGTCGTTGAGGGGCTTCTTAGCCTCGGCGAGGCGGGGCTGATCGGCGGGCCGGAAGCTGTTGGTTGGCGACTGGGCGCGTTGCAGGATTACGCCTTCGCGCCTGCGGTTTGGGAACAGGTGGCGGAGCGGGGGAATATGTCCTTTGACATGTTGAAGCGGTTTGTGACCTACCTGTTTGTGCATGGCAGTTTCACGCAGGTAGTTTTTGCGCTGGTGATCCTGTTGGCGTTGGGCAAGTTCGTCGGTGATTTGTGGCAACCCATCGCGCTGCTGATCGTCTTTTTTGGCGCGGCGATTTTTGGCGCGGTGATCTACGGGGCGACGGCGCGGGGGAATATGCCGCTGTTCGGGGCCTATCCCGCGCTTTACGGGCTGATTGGGGCCTATACCTACCTGATGTGGCTGCATCTGAGGACAGTGGGCGAGAACAGTTTGCGGGCGTTTACGCTGATTTCGTTCCTGCTGGGATTGCAGCTTGTTTGGGGCTTGTTGTTTGATGCCGCGCCGCATTGGGTGGCCGATGTGGCGGGATTCGTCTTTGGACTGGCTGTCTCGCCACTATTGGGCCCCGGCGGCTGGGCTGCCTTCATCGCGCGGATGCGAGAGCGCGGCTGA
- the trpS gene encoding tryptophan--tRNA ligase: MTEAASHSQFTPRVFSGIKPSGGLTLGNYLGAIKRFVAMQGEAYETLYCVVDLHAITVWQDPAELRTATREVAASYLASGIDPEKSILFNQSQVSQHAELGWIFNCVARVGWMNRMTQFKEKAGKNAEKQSLGLYAYPSLMAADILLYHATHVPVGEDQKQHVELTRDIAAKFNHDYKTEFFPLTNPVIEGPAMRVMNLRDGTKKMSKSGESDMERINMLDDADTIAKKFRKARTDPAPLPESLDGLKDRPEARNLVDIYAALSDQSPEAVITEYAGAGWGQFKPALADLAVAKLAPISSEMQRLLDDPAEIDRILARGSERARAIAAPILERTYDIVGLVR; the protein is encoded by the coding sequence ATGACCGAAGCCGCCTCTCATAGCCAGTTCACCCCGCGTGTCTTTTCCGGCATCAAGCCCTCCGGCGGCCTGACGCTCGGCAATTACCTCGGCGCGATCAAGCGCTTCGTCGCGATGCAGGGCGAGGCCTACGAGACGCTCTACTGCGTCGTCGATCTGCATGCGATCACCGTCTGGCAGGATCCGGCGGAACTGCGCACCGCCACCCGCGAGGTGGCCGCCAGCTATCTGGCCTCTGGCATCGACCCCGAGAAATCCATTCTCTTCAACCAAAGTCAGGTCAGCCAGCACGCCGAGCTGGGCTGGATCTTCAACTGCGTCGCCCGCGTCGGCTGGATGAACCGGATGACCCAGTTCAAGGAAAAGGCAGGCAAGAACGCCGAGAAGCAGTCACTGGGCCTCTATGCCTACCCGTCGCTGATGGCCGCCGATATTCTGCTCTACCACGCCACCCATGTGCCGGTCGGCGAGGATCAGAAACAGCATGTCGAACTGACCCGCGACATCGCCGCCAAGTTCAACCACGACTACAAAACCGAGTTCTTCCCCCTCACCAATCCGGTGATCGAAGGCCCCGCCATGCGCGTGATGAACCTGCGCGACGGCACAAAGAAGATGTCCAAGTCAGGCGAAAGCGACATGGAGCGGATCAACATGCTTGATGACGCCGACACCATCGCCAAGAAGTTCCGCAAGGCCCGCACCGATCCCGCGCCACTGCCTGAAAGCCTCGACGGCCTGAAAGACCGCCCCGAGGCCCGCAACCTTGTCGATATCTACGCGGCTCTCTCGGATCAAAGCCCCGAAGCCGTGATCACTGAGTATGCCGGTGCCGGTTGGGGCCAGTTCAAGCCCGCGCTGGCGGATCTCGCTGTGGCAAAGCTCGCGCCGATCTCCTCCGAGATGCAGCGCCTTCTCGACGATCCCGCCGAGATCGACCGCATCCTCGCCCGCGGCTCCGAGCGCGCCCGCGCGATTGCTGCCCCGATCCTCGAGCGCACTTACGATATAGTCGGCTTGGTGCGGTAA